The sequence CCGGACTTGAGCGCGTTCTCAATGCGGCGCTGCTTGCCCTCAAGGTTGACGGCTTCCCAGTTGACCTCGCCGGCGTACAGGACGGCGTTGCGGCCGCGCCCGATGTCCACGAACGCCGCTTCCATGGATGGCAGCACGTTCTGGACCTTGCCCAGGTACACGTTGCCGATCAACGAATCCTGCTGGGTCTTGGACACGAAGTGCTCTGCCAGGACGCCGTCTTCGAGGACGCCGATCTGGATTCTGTCATCGCGCTGGCGCACGATCATCTGGCGGTCCACGGATTCGCGGCGGGCCAGGAACTCGGCTTCGGTGATCACCGTGCGGCGGCGGCCGGTGTCGCGGGATTCGCGGCGGCGCTGCTTCTTGGCCTCAAGGCGGGTGGAGCCCTTGACGCTGGTGACCCGGTTGTTGACCGGCGCTTCACTGACCGCGCGCGGCGCACGGACCCTCGTCACGGTATTGGGCGGATCGTCGTCTTCCCCACCGGTCAGCTCAAGGTCCTGGTCACCGCGGCGGCGGCGACGGCGGCGGCGGGACGTCACGCCGTCTTCCACCTGGCCTGCGTTGTCCTCGTCGGACTCGTCCTCAGCATCGGAACCGCTGTCCTCGTTGTCCTCCTCCGCCGCACCACCGATGCGGCTGCGGCCCCTGCGGCCACGGCTGCGGCGACGGCGGCGGCTGGAGGAATCCTCGGCGTCTTCGGATTCTTCTTCCTCAGGCTCCGCGGCGGCCGGCGCTGCGGGCCGGACTACGGTGCTGAGGTCCGGGGCCTGGAAGAGTACTGAGGTGGGGGAAGCGGGTTCCAGGAACAGCGAGCCGAAGGGGCTGGCGGCAGCGGCGGCCTCGCCGTCTTCCGCTGCCGGCGCTTCCGTGGGCTGCTCCGGTGCCGGAGCCCCTTCCGTTGCAGGAACGGCCTCCTGCCCGGCGGGCACGTTCGCCTGCTCCACGTCCTGTTCCGCGATCTGGTCAGCGGCCTCCGGCAGCACTGCCTCCGGGGCTGCGGCGGCAGGTGTTTCACCAGCCGTTCCCGCGGAGTCGGCTGCGGGGGCGGCGGCTGGAGAGGCAGCCTTGCGGGTGGCTACCCGACGGCGGCGGACCGGCTTGGTTTCGGGATCTGCCGTTGCCTCCTGGGCAGGAACGGCAGGGCTGTCGGCCCCGGGGTCCGGAACTGCGGCCGGCGCGTCAACGGTCGCCACTTCGGCAGCACGCTCCGCGTCAGCGGCGAAGGCAGGCAGGGGTTCCGCGGTGTCGGCCTTCTTCCGGGCCCGGGTGCGCCGGGCGGGCGCCTTCTGCGCAGTGCCGGCTTCTTCGGCAGCGGTTGCGTCCACGGTGGTTGCTTCAACCGCGGTTTCTTGACCGGCCGGGTCTCCACCGGGGGCCGAATCGGCATCCGGTGCACTGGTCACGGCATCCGCAGGGGCATGCCCGGTTTTGGGTGCCGCCTTGCGGCGGGTCCGCGGTGCCCTCTTGGGCGCGGCAGCCGCTGCTTCATCGTTAACGGCGAGTTCCTGGTCATTCTCCATACGTGGCAACACTCCTGCCCCTGACGTACCGCCACATCCGGCACCCATTGGGGCACATATTGTCAACACCCGCAGGCATTGACAGAAGTCAAGTGGATACTCCCAGGTTCGCACCGTCGTTGGGGTGCGGCAGCCCGTGGGAGCCGGCGGATGTTCTGAAAACCCGTTGTTCTTCGTGCTACAACCAGGTGCCGCTCAATGGAGTCGCGGGTGTGCCGGAAGAATCCGAAGCCTGCCCTGCTCATCATTGGCGGTCTTGGGAACAAACCACCGGACCGGAGTCCGAATGTGGATCGGCTTCCAGCCACGTTCATTCTCTCATACCCGCGCCGGATCGCAGCGGAAGCGGGCGTTGCTGTTCCTTTGCCTGTGTGGTGGCTCCAGCCGGCGGCGTTACAATCAGGCACAGGAGCACCGGACGAAAAGGACGCCATACCCATGCCCAGCATCTCCCCCGTCAGCGCCCACGAGCAGGAACGGGCCGCCGAGCCGCAGGCCAGCGCCGCCGGAAGCCTTCCGCGGATGGCGCGCAACCGGCCCTTTGGTTGGTTGCTGGTCATCACCGGAATCGTCGGCTGGCTCGCTTCCGGAACCCTGGTCCTGGAAAAACTCGAGGTACTCAAGGACCCCAACCACACCACCGTGTGCGACGTGAATCCGTGGATCTCCTGCGGGCAGGTCATGCAGACCTGGCAAAGTTCCCTCTTCGGCTTCCCCAACATGTTTATCGGCATCGTGGCCTTCGCCATCACCATCACGGTGGGCATGGCCCTGCTGTCCGGAGCGACCTTTGCCCGCTGGTACTGGCTCGGGCTGCAGGCAGGAGTCACGCTCGGCTTCGCGTTCGTCGTCTGGCTGTGGTCCCAGGCCCTGTACTCCATCCACATCCTGTGCCCGTTTTGCATGATCGTCTGGGCGGCCATGATCCCGCTCTTCGTGTGGACCACCATCCGGAACATCAGCGCGGGCGTCATCCCCCTGCCCGCCCGGGCAACCCGCATCCTTGGCGATTCCGGCTGGATCATCACGGCGCTGCTGTATGTTGCCGTCATCGCCACCATCTTTTTTGCGTTCATCCAGGTGTTCGCGGGTACCTCGGGCTTTTAGGCCGCAGACGACAGAAGCCCTTGGTTCCGAAGAACCAAGGGCTTCTTGCTGTTCCGGGGCCGCTCAGCCCTGGAACCAGATCTTGATCTCCCGGTCGGCTGACTCAGTCGAGTCGGAGCCGTGGACCAGGTTCTGCTGCACCTTCAGGCCCCAATCCCGGCCGAAGTCGCCGCGGATGGTGCCGGGGGCCGCCGTCGTGGGGTCCGTGGTGCCCGCCAGGGAGCGGAAGCCTTCGATGACACGGTGGCCTTCGAAAATGGCCGCCACCACGGGGCCGCTGAGCATGAATTCCACCAGGGGCTCGTAGAACGGCTTGCCCACGTGCTCCTCGTAGTGCTGCTCCAGGAGCTCACGGGTGGCGTCAACCTTCTTCAGCTCAACAAGGCTGTAGCCCTTGGCTTCGATGCGGGCCAGGATGGCCCCGGTCAGGTTACGGGCGACGCCGTCGGGCTTGATCAGGACGAGGGTGCGCTCAGTGGTCACAACTGCTCCAATGCGTTGGTGGGGTTTCGGGACAAGTCTACGGGGGCTGGCTTATGGGGTCTGCGGTTGGGCGGGACCCGCGGCCTGGTCGGGGTGCGTGGCTTCCCATTCGGCCTGTTCGCGGGCGCGCTGGGCGGCTTCCCGGTCCAGCCGGATGCCGGTGCGGATGCCGTACCACCAGGCCACCGCAAAGAGGGCGCCCACCAGGAACATGGCCGGCTCGAAAATGCCGGTCAGGATCAGGACGATCTGCAGGACCCATCCAAGGCCGATGCCCCAGGGCTTGTTGAGGACCGCGCAGGCGAAGACCATGACCACGCTGAGGGCAATGCCGACGCCGAGGATCAGGGCGGGCGGGAATTCCCCGCGGCGCAGCCCAAACACCACCAGCGTGGCAAAGAACATGACAAACGCTTCGAGCAGCAGCACGGTGGAGGCGAACATGACCTTGGTGGAACGCCGCTTCCTGGGCATGCCGGGCCGCCACTCGCGCTGCGCTTTTGTCAGTCTGGCCATGGTCATGCCTCCGTTTTTCCGAGCAGGATCCGCGCCTCGGCCACCAGGGTGATCGAGCCTGTGACCAGCACGCCGCCGGAAAGGTCGTCGTTGGCCTCGGCCCGTTCCACAGCCCATTCCAGTGCATCGTCCAGTTTCTCGGCGACGTGGACGTTGTCCTCGCCGAAGCCCAGGTCAATGGCCAGCTCCGCCAGTTCCGCCGCGGGAACGGCGCGCGGGGAGTTGGACTGGGTGAAGCAGTATTCCCCAGCCACGCCCCCCAGGGATTCCTTGAGCTGGCGAAGGATCTCCTCTGCGTCTTTCTCCTTGAGCACTCCCACCACCGGAACCAGCCGGGTGAAGGTGAACGCTTCCTGCAGCGCGGCGGCCGAGGCCTTGATGCCGTCGGGGTTGTGGGCGGCGTCCACGATGATGGTGGGCGCGGTGCGGACCACTTCGAGGCGCCCGGGTGACGTCACCGCGGCGAACCCTTCCTGCAGGACCTCGAAGTCGAGTTCCTTTTCGCCCCCGAAGAATGCTTCCAGGGCTGCCACGGCCACGGCGGCGTTCTGCGCCTGGTGGGCGCCGTGCAGCGGTACCAGCAGGTCCGGGTAGCGGCCGGCGATGCCCTGGATGGTGACCATCTGCCCGCCCACGGCCACTGCCCGTGACTCGACGCCGAACTCAACGCCCTCGAAGCGGAAAGGCACACCCACTTCCTTGGCCTTTTCCAGCAGAACCTGGGCCGCGTCAAGGGGTTGCGCTGCGCTGATGAGGTAGCCGCCGGGCTTGATGATGCCGGCCTTTTCGTAGGCGATGTCCTCGGTGGTGTCGCCCAGCAGGTCCGTGTGGTCCAGCGAAATCGGCGTCACCACCGATACCTGGCCGTCGCCCACGTTGGTGGCGTCGGTGATGCCGCCAAGGCCCACTTCGATGATGGCCACGTTGACGGGCTGGTCGGCGAAGATGGCGAAGCCCAGGATGGTGAGGCACTCGAAGTAGGTCAGGCGGGGCTGGCCCTCGGCTTCCAGTTCGGAGTCCACGATCTGCAGGTAGGGCCTGATCTCGTCCCAGATCCGAACGAACGTCTCATCGGACACGGGGTGGCCGTCGATGCTGATCCGTTCGGTGACCTTGGACAGGTGCGGGCTGGTGTACCGCCCCGTACTCAGGCCATGGGCGCGGAGCACGGATTCGATCATCCGCGAGGTGGAGGTCTTGCCGTTGGTTCCGGTGACGTGGATGATCGGGTACGCCTTGTTGGGCTCGCCGAGCACGTCCATGGCGCGGAACAGCGGAGCCAGCCGGGGTTCCATCTTGTTTTCCGGCGCACGTCCCAGGAGTTCGGCGTAGACGCTTTCCACGGAGAATTCGTCGGTCATGTCCTAGGCCTCCACTTTTTCGACTGCGACGGCGGGTTCGGACACGTCGCCCGGCCCTGCGGCCAGCTCTACCGTCAGCGTCTCGCCCTTGACCAGTTCAGCGTTGGCCAGCAGGGCATCCACCACGTGCTGCGCGGCTGTGACCGTTGTCCGGATCCGGTCGCTGACGTTGAGCCCGGCGTCCTTCCGGGCCTGCTGGATGGCGCGGACCATGTCGCGTGCCAGGCCTTCGGCCTCCAGTTCGGGGGTGACCTCCGTGTTCAGGACCACGAACCCGCCTCCGGGCAGCACGGCAACAGCGGCAGACCCGCCCTCGGACTCAGCCACCACCGTCTCCAGCGTGTACTCCTGGGGCTCCAGTTGCAGCCCACCCGCGGTGACCACACCGGCGTCGTCCACGGACCAGTCGCCGGACTTGGATCCCTTGATGGCCACCTGGACGTTCTTGCCCAGGCGCGGGCCCGCGGCACGGGCGTTCACCACCAGCTTCTGCTGGATGCCGAACTCTTCAGGGGAAGCGGTGGCCGCGTCGAGCAGGCGCACGGAGCGCAGGTTGAGTTCATCGGCGACGACGGCGGCGAAGCCTTCCAGCACATCCGCCCCGGGTGCCACGACGGTGAGTTCCTGGAGGGGAAGGCGGACCCGCAGGTTGGCTGCCTTGCGGAGCGAGGACCCGGTGGAGCAGATCTGCTGGACCCGGTCCATGGCCTCCACCAGCGCGGGGTTGGCGGGGAAGAGGTCCGCGTCCGGCCAGTCGGCCAGGTGCACGGAGCGGCCGCCGGTCAGGCCGCGCCAGATCTCCTCGGAGACCAGCGGGAGCAGCGGGGCTGCGGCGCGGGTGACGGTCTCCAGCGCGGTGAACAGGGCGTCAAAGGCGTCCTGGTCCTCGTCGAAGAACCTCTGCCGGCTGCGGCGGACGTACCAGTTGGTGAGCATGTCCAGGTAGCTGCGGAGCGAGTCGCAGGCACCGGAGATGTCATAGGTGTCCAGCTGCACGGTCATGTTTCGCACCAGGTCGCCGGTGTTGGCCAGCAGGTACTGGTCCAGGGTGTCCGCATAGCCGTCGTAGCGCAGCTTCGCATCGTAGCCCTGTCCTGCGGCGGCAGCGTTGGTGTAGAGCGTGAAGAAGCTGTACACGTTCCAGAGCGGCAGGATCACCTGGCGCACGCCGTCGCGGATGCCTTGTTCGGTGACGATCAGGTTGCCGCCGCGCAGGATGGGGCTGGACATCAGGAACCAGCGCATGGCGTCGGAGCCGTCGCGGTCCAGGACCTCGGAGACGTCCGGGTAGTTGCGCAGGCTCTTGGACATCTTCTGCCCGTCCGAGCCCAGCACGATGCCGTGGCTGATAACGTTCCGGAACGCCGGCCGGTCGAACAGCGCTGTGGACAGGATGTGCAGCATGTAGAACCAGCCGCGTGTCTGACCGATGTATTCGACGATGAAGTCAGCAGGGTTATGCGTGTTGAACCAGGCCTCGTTCTCAAATGGGTAGTGCACCTGGCCGTACGGCATCGAGCCGGAGTCGAACCAGACATCCAGGACGTCTTCCACCCGGCGCATCACGGACTGGCCCTCTTCGGGCGTGCGGGGATCGTCCGGGTTGGGCCTGGTGAGCTCGTCGATGAACGGGCGGTGCAGGTCCACCTGTCCGTCCTTGTTCAGCGGCAGCCGGCCAAAGTCGGCTTCGATTTCCGCCAGGGAGCCATAAACGTCCGTGCGCGGGTACTCGGGGTCCGTGGACTGCCAGACGGGGATGGGGCTGCCCCAGAAGCGGTTGCGGCTGATGGACCAGTCGCGCGCGTTCTCGAGCCACTTGCCGAACTGGCCGTCCTTGACATTGCCGGGGATCCAGTTGATCTCCTGGTTCAGTTCGGACATCCGGTCCTTGAACTTGGTGACCTCCACGTACCAGGAGGACACGGCACGGTAGATCAGGGGGTTGCGGCAGCGCCAGCAGTGCGGGTAGCTGTGCTCGTAGCTGGCCTGGCGGACCAGGCGGCCCTGGGCACGGAGCACCTGGGTGATCGGCTTGTTGGCCTCGAAGACCTGCAGCCCCACGATGTCGTGGAGGTCGCCGTGCTTGAACAACGGCAGGAACTTTGCGCCCTCGTCCACGGAGAGCACCACGGGGATGCCTGCCTCCTCGCAGACTTTCTGGTCATCTTCACCGTAGGCGGGCGCCTGGTGCACGATGCCGGTGCCGTCCGTGGTGGTGACGTAGTCGGCCACCACGAAGCGCCAGGCGTTCTCCATGCCGTATTTCTCGTTGTCGGCGAAGTCGTCCCAGAGGCGCTGGTATTCCAGACCCTCCAGCTCGGCGCCGGTGTGGGTGGATACGACGGCGGCTTCAGCATCCTCGAAGCTGTCATAGCCAAGGTCCTTGGCGTAGCTGCCCAGCAGGTCCGCTGCAAGCATGAAGCTCCCGGTAACCGGGGCGTCGGCGGAGGCCGCCTTGATGCCGTTGGGGCCTGCCGGCAGCACGGCGTAGGTGATGGAAGGCCCGACGGCGAGCGCGGCGTTGGTGGGCAGCGTCCAGGGGGTGGTGGTCCAGGCGAGGGCCTGCACGCCGTCGAGCTGCTTGGACAGCGCGGAGCCGCCGGCCAGGATGGGGAACGTGACGGTGACGGTCTGGTCCTGGCGGTTCTTGTAGACGTCGTCGTCCATGCGCAGCTCGTGGTTGGACAGCGGCGTTTCGTCCTTCCAGCAGTAGGGCAGGACCCGGTAGCCGTTGTAGGTCAGCCCTTTGTCGTGCAGCTGCTTGAACGCCCAGAGGACCGACTCCATGTACTCGACGTTGAGGGTCTTGTAGTCGTTGTCGAAGTCCACCCAGCGTGCCTGGCGGGTGACGTAGCTGCGCCATTCGTCGGCGTACTTCATCACGGACGCGCGGCAGGCGTCGTTGAACTTGTCGATGCCCATGGCCTCGATCTGGGTCTTGTCCGTCATCCCCAGCTGTTTCATGGCCTCGAGCTCGGCAGGCAGGCCGTGGGTGTCCCAGCCGAAGCGGCGCTCCACGCGCTTGCCGCGCTGGGTCTGGTAGCGGCCCACCAGGTCCTTGGCGTAGCCGGTGAGGAGGTGGCCGTAGTGCGGCAGGCCGTTGGCGAAGGGCGGGCCGTCGTAGAAAACGAATTCGTTGCTGCCGGGCTCGCCGCCGGGGGCGTCGGCACTGCGCTGGTCGATGCTGGCCTGGAAGGTGCCGTCCTGGTCCCAGTACTTCAGGATGCGCTCTTCGATCTCCGGGAACTTCACGGAGGCGGAAACGCCGGCGCTGCCGTTGGAACCGGTGCTGGAGGCTGAGGCCTTGGGGTAAAACGTCATGTTCGACATCCTGGGTTGAGCGTGGTGAACCCCGGCAGGACCGGATGTTCCGTTCAGGATGCGAGGACGGCTGCCGTGCCGTCTTTGAAAGACTTCACGCCCACCGCGGTACCACCTCACTTACCGGCGCCGCGTGTCTTCCGCAAGGAACACGCGCTGCCCCGGCCTCTCATTACTGCTGTGACGGGCTTACCCGTCCGGTTCTACTGGCGCGGCCACCCTTTACCTGGGCCGCGTGTTCTTCCGGAAGCTCGCCGGTGATTGCCGGGTCATCGCCAACCCAGATTCTACTATCGCCATGGCGTCCTGTGCCATTCCGGCCCGTCGCGCCGCATCCCGTTCCCGGTCCGGAGGCTCCGGGACCCGGCGCCTCCCGGGGAACCGGTGCAGGGAACTGGTGGTGACGTGGTGCGGAATTAGGGAGGCAGTTACGGGCAGTGACCGCTGTCCGGCCCGGACCGGGCCGCGAATAATGGACAGATGCAAGCGGTGCAGCCATCCGTGCCGGGCATGCGGCCCAGCCTTTTGCGCCGGGCGGGTTCGTGGGCCTGCTGGTCAATCGCGGCCGTCCTGTGGCTGCCCGCAGCAGGACTGACCATCGTGCGCCTTGCCGGCGGCGGGTCCGGCACTCCGTGGGTCCAGTTGCTGTCCCTGTTCCCCGCCAGTTTGTTCGCGTCCCTTGCCGCAGCGGCAGCCGCACTGGCCGCCGTTGCCCTGGAACTCCGGGGTGCGCGCATTGTGCTGGCCGTGCTGGCCACCTGTC comes from Pseudarthrobacter sp. NIBRBAC000502770 and encodes:
- a CDS encoding vitamin K epoxide reductase family protein → MPSISPVSAHEQERAAEPQASAAGSLPRMARNRPFGWLLVITGIVGWLASGTLVLEKLEVLKDPNHTTVCDVNPWISCGQVMQTWQSSLFGFPNMFIGIVAFAITITVGMALLSGATFARWYWLGLQAGVTLGFAFVVWLWSQALYSIHILCPFCMIVWAAMIPLFVWTTIRNISAGVIPLPARATRILGDSGWIITALLYVAVIATIFFAFIQVFAGTSGF
- the ndk gene encoding nucleoside-diphosphate kinase translates to MTTERTLVLIKPDGVARNLTGAILARIEAKGYSLVELKKVDATRELLEQHYEEHVGKPFYEPLVEFMLSGPVVAAIFEGHRVIEGFRSLAGTTDPTTAAPGTIRGDFGRDWGLKVQQNLVHGSDSTESADREIKIWFQG
- a CDS encoding DUF4233 domain-containing protein, which translates into the protein MARLTKAQREWRPGMPRKRRSTKVMFASTVLLLEAFVMFFATLVVFGLRRGEFPPALILGVGIALSVVMVFACAVLNKPWGIGLGWVLQIVLILTGIFEPAMFLVGALFAVAWWYGIRTGIRLDREAAQRAREQAEWEATHPDQAAGPAQPQTP
- a CDS encoding folylpolyglutamate synthase/dihydrofolate synthase family protein, which codes for MTDEFSVESVYAELLGRAPENKMEPRLAPLFRAMDVLGEPNKAYPIIHVTGTNGKTSTSRMIESVLRAHGLSTGRYTSPHLSKVTERISIDGHPVSDETFVRIWDEIRPYLQIVDSELEAEGQPRLTYFECLTILGFAIFADQPVNVAIIEVGLGGITDATNVGDGQVSVVTPISLDHTDLLGDTTEDIAYEKAGIIKPGGYLISAAQPLDAAQVLLEKAKEVGVPFRFEGVEFGVESRAVAVGGQMVTIQGIAGRYPDLLVPLHGAHQAQNAAVAVAALEAFFGGEKELDFEVLQEGFAAVTSPGRLEVVRTAPTIIVDAAHNPDGIKASAAALQEAFTFTRLVPVVGVLKEKDAEEILRQLKESLGGVAGEYCFTQSNSPRAVPAAELAELAIDLGFGEDNVHVAEKLDDALEWAVERAEANDDLSGGVLVTGSITLVAEARILLGKTEA
- the ileS gene encoding isoleucine--tRNA ligase, whose product is MTFYPKASASSTGSNGSAGVSASVKFPEIEERILKYWDQDGTFQASIDQRSADAPGGEPGSNEFVFYDGPPFANGLPHYGHLLTGYAKDLVGRYQTQRGKRVERRFGWDTHGLPAELEAMKQLGMTDKTQIEAMGIDKFNDACRASVMKYADEWRSYVTRQARWVDFDNDYKTLNVEYMESVLWAFKQLHDKGLTYNGYRVLPYCWKDETPLSNHELRMDDDVYKNRQDQTVTVTFPILAGGSALSKQLDGVQALAWTTTPWTLPTNAALAVGPSITYAVLPAGPNGIKAASADAPVTGSFMLAADLLGSYAKDLGYDSFEDAEAAVVSTHTGAELEGLEYQRLWDDFADNEKYGMENAWRFVVADYVTTTDGTGIVHQAPAYGEDDQKVCEEAGIPVVLSVDEGAKFLPLFKHGDLHDIVGLQVFEANKPITQVLRAQGRLVRQASYEHSYPHCWRCRNPLIYRAVSSWYVEVTKFKDRMSELNQEINWIPGNVKDGQFGKWLENARDWSISRNRFWGSPIPVWQSTDPEYPRTDVYGSLAEIEADFGRLPLNKDGQVDLHRPFIDELTRPNPDDPRTPEEGQSVMRRVEDVLDVWFDSGSMPYGQVHYPFENEAWFNTHNPADFIVEYIGQTRGWFYMLHILSTALFDRPAFRNVISHGIVLGSDGQKMSKSLRNYPDVSEVLDRDGSDAMRWFLMSSPILRGGNLIVTEQGIRDGVRQVILPLWNVYSFFTLYTNAAAAGQGYDAKLRYDGYADTLDQYLLANTGDLVRNMTVQLDTYDISGACDSLRSYLDMLTNWYVRRSRQRFFDEDQDAFDALFTALETVTRAAAPLLPLVSEEIWRGLTGGRSVHLADWPDADLFPANPALVEAMDRVQQICSTGSSLRKAANLRVRLPLQELTVVAPGADVLEGFAAVVADELNLRSVRLLDAATASPEEFGIQQKLVVNARAAGPRLGKNVQVAIKGSKSGDWSVDDAGVVTAGGLQLEPQEYTLETVVAESEGGSAAVAVLPGGGFVVLNTEVTPELEAEGLARDMVRAIQQARKDAGLNVSDRIRTTVTAAQHVVDALLANAELVKGETLTVELAAGPGDVSEPAVAVEKVEA